From a single Deltaproteobacteria bacterium genomic region:
- a CDS encoding tetratricopeptide repeat protein, with amino-acid sequence MLIFFFSPSAGLSAEEEKISVDAKLQMDLADHFFQEGDYYRAITEYKRFLFFFPHNIRTEEAQWKIGRSYFNGMKWDEAIAANDNLIKKFPSTRYKAEAMLLTGLCFKEKKEYSQARFFFGKAKEEAADAPTADEAQWQIAATYLKEEKWQEASYEYRKINKSSKLYLKSEYFAQGLDRIHEIPQKSPTAAGVLAAIVPGSGHLYCERYRDASIAFLLNGAFIWGMVEAFERKNYVVGGILTFFELGWYSGNIYSAVASAHKYNRRKKQEYLDYLEKGGPLSVGVSIQGKSPVLSLNYVF; translated from the coding sequence TTGCTAATTTTTTTCTTTTCCCCCTCTGCGGGTTTGTCCGCGGAAGAGGAAAAGATATCGGTCGACGCCAAATTACAGATGGATCTGGCTGACCATTTTTTTCAAGAAGGGGATTATTATCGAGCGATCACCGAATATAAACGTTTTCTTTTTTTCTTTCCCCACAATATCCGAACTGAGGAAGCGCAGTGGAAAATTGGTCGATCTTATTTCAATGGGATGAAATGGGATGAAGCAATTGCTGCTAACGATAATCTGATCAAAAAATTTCCTTCTACCCGATACAAAGCAGAAGCCATGCTCCTTACGGGTCTTTGTTTTAAGGAGAAGAAAGAATATTCCCAGGCCCGTTTCTTCTTCGGGAAGGCCAAAGAAGAAGCTGCCGACGCACCAACTGCCGATGAGGCCCAGTGGCAGATTGCTGCCACCTACCTGAAAGAGGAAAAATGGCAAGAAGCTTCCTACGAATACAGAAAGATTAATAAAAGTAGTAAATTATATCTCAAAAGTGAATATTTTGCTCAAGGATTGGACCGGATCCATGAAATTCCCCAAAAGTCTCCGACGGCGGCGGGAGTCCTGGCCGCCATTGTCCCGGGATCAGGACACCTGTACTGCGAACGATACCGGGATGCATCCATCGCCTTCCTTCTCAACGGGGCTTTTATTTGGGGGATGGTGGAAGCTTTCGAACGGAAAAATTACGTCGTCGGTGGAATCTTGACCTTTTTTGAGTTGGGGTGGTATAGTGGAAATATCTACAGCGCAGTAGCCAGTGCCCACAAATACAACAGAAGAAAGAAACAAGAATACCTTGACTACCTGG